In Haloplanus rubicundus, one DNA window encodes the following:
- a CDS encoding preprotein translocase subunit SecD — protein MGVVRENWRIFLLIVVLLGSVFALFSPTVGEGGAEAPGVASSGATNLQYGLQLSGGTRIRAPLVGVTATEVEFGGAETPQIERDVAGQLGDVSVADVIVRPTSETSGTVEVTTDGVTPEQLGTALDEAGYSYDETRDGVTEQTRAQTVDILSDKINEAGLSGGTVQQIQTPTGENFILIEVPDANRQRVVDLVNQRGNVRVDAYYPSGDGYEQTTVLERDDFQSIGNAQQGGEGQLPNVPVVVREDVAPRFQEQMVQSGVAGQGGSRCSYSASPNSTDACLLLIVDGQVVNSFGMSPGLAANMQSGDWAQDPRFILQTQNFSEARQVAINLRAGALPAQLDIGPDGEGTSSFIAPSQGQQFRTDSLLTGIIAVFAVAGVVFLRYGEIEVALPMIVTALSEVVILLGFAAGIGYPLDLSVIAGFIAVIGTGVDDLIIIADEVMAEGDVNSRRVFQSRFKKAFWVIGAAAATTIIAMSPLAVLSLGDLQGFAIFTILGVVVGVLLTRPAYGDILRALLTRDD, from the coding sequence ATGGGCGTCGTTCGAGAGAACTGGCGAATCTTCCTCCTGATCGTCGTGTTGCTGGGCAGCGTCTTCGCGCTGTTCTCGCCGACGGTGGGCGAGGGCGGCGCCGAGGCGCCCGGCGTCGCGAGCAGCGGCGCGACGAACCTCCAGTACGGCCTCCAGCTCTCGGGCGGGACGCGAATCCGCGCGCCGCTGGTCGGCGTCACCGCCACCGAAGTCGAGTTCGGCGGGGCGGAGACGCCACAGATCGAACGGGACGTGGCCGGCCAACTCGGGGACGTGAGCGTCGCCGACGTCATCGTCCGGCCGACGTCGGAGACGAGCGGCACCGTCGAGGTGACCACCGACGGAGTGACGCCCGAGCAGCTCGGGACGGCGCTCGACGAAGCTGGCTACAGCTACGACGAGACGCGGGACGGCGTCACCGAGCAGACGCGCGCCCAGACCGTCGACATCCTCTCGGACAAGATCAACGAGGCCGGGCTCTCCGGCGGGACCGTCCAGCAGATTCAGACCCCGACGGGTGAGAACTTCATCCTCATCGAGGTGCCCGACGCGAACCGCCAGCGCGTCGTCGACCTGGTGAACCAGCGCGGGAACGTCCGCGTCGACGCCTACTACCCGAGCGGCGACGGCTACGAGCAGACGACGGTGCTCGAACGCGACGACTTCCAGAGCATCGGCAACGCCCAGCAGGGCGGCGAGGGACAGCTCCCGAACGTGCCGGTCGTGGTGCGCGAGGACGTCGCCCCCCGATTCCAGGAGCAGATGGTCCAGAGCGGCGTCGCGGGGCAGGGTGGCTCCCGGTGTAGCTACTCGGCGTCGCCCAACAGCACCGACGCCTGCCTGCTCCTGATCGTCGACGGGCAGGTCGTCAACTCCTTCGGGATGAGCCCGGGACTCGCCGCGAACATGCAGTCCGGCGACTGGGCACAGGACCCCCGCTTCATCCTGCAGACGCAGAACTTCAGCGAGGCCCGGCAGGTGGCGATCAACCTGCGCGCCGGCGCGCTCCCCGCCCAACTCGACATCGGCCCGGACGGCGAGGGGACCTCCTCCTTCATCGCACCGAGTCAGGGCCAGCAGTTCCGCACCGACTCGCTGCTGACGGGGATCATCGCCGTCTTCGCCGTCGCGGGCGTGGTCTTCCTGCGCTACGGTGAAATCGAGGTGGCCCTGCCGATGATCGTCACCGCGCTCTCGGAGGTGGTGATACTGCTCGGCTTCGCGGCCGGCATCGGCTACCCGCTCGACCTCTCGGTGATCGCCGGCTTCATCGCCGTCATCGGGACGGGAGTGGACGACCTCATCATCATCGCCGACGAGGTGATGGCCGAGGGCGACGTGAACAGTCGCCGCGTCTTCCAGTCCCGGTTCAAGAAGGCGTTCTGGGTCATCGGCGCCGCCGCCGCGACGACCATCATCGCGATGAGTCCGCTCGCGGTCCTCTCGCTCGGCGACCTGCAGGGCTTCGCCATCTTCACCATCCTCGGCGTCGTCGTGGGCGTCCTGCTCACGCGCCCGGCGTACGGGGACATCCTCCGGGCGCTGCTCACCCGGGACGACTAG
- the secF gene encoding protein translocase subunit SecF: MVAFEVPEIDYTRYTNRQLAAVPLAVLAVALLIIAGWYVATGVPVNPGLEFTGGAEIRVAVDAPGDQAAREQIQAAFDPAPETIRGVPSDNTYILTFQTEEVGVSTLEEQARAAGFEVQSSYTVSPSFGSRTQLLALGGVAFAFLGMSALVFLMFRTFVPSIAVVISAFSDIVIPVALMNVLGIELTLGTVAALLMIIGYSVDSDILLNNHILRRSGEFYESTHRAMRTGVTMTLTSLAAMVVMTIVATLFGIQLLAAIGTVLVFGLSADLMNTYMLNLSLLRWYKYEGVAN, encoded by the coding sequence ATGGTAGCGTTCGAAGTACCGGAGATCGATTACACCCGGTACACGAATCGCCAGCTCGCGGCGGTGCCGCTCGCGGTGCTCGCGGTGGCTCTCCTGATCATCGCGGGGTGGTACGTCGCGACCGGCGTGCCGGTCAACCCCGGCCTCGAGTTCACCGGCGGCGCGGAGATCAGAGTCGCCGTCGACGCACCGGGCGACCAGGCAGCACGGGAACAGATTCAGGCGGCGTTCGACCCCGCTCCCGAGACGATTCGGGGCGTCCCCTCCGACAACACCTACATCCTGACCTTCCAGACCGAGGAGGTGGGCGTGTCGACGCTCGAAGAGCAGGCGCGCGCGGCCGGGTTCGAGGTGCAGTCGAGCTACACCGTCTCGCCCTCCTTCGGGTCGCGGACGCAACTGCTCGCCCTCGGCGGCGTCGCCTTCGCCTTCCTGGGCATGAGCGCGCTCGTCTTCCTCATGTTCCGGACGTTCGTCCCCTCCATCGCCGTCGTCATCTCGGCGTTCTCCGACATCGTCATCCCGGTGGCGCTGATGAACGTCCTCGGCATCGAACTCACGCTGGGGACCGTCGCCGCGCTCCTGATGATCATCGGGTACAGCGTCGACTCCGACATCCTGCTCAACAACCACATCCTCAGGCGGTCGGGCGAGTTCTACGAGTCGACCCACCGCGCGATGCGCACCGGCGTCACGATGACGCTCACGTCGCTCGCGGCGATGGTCGTCATGACCATCGTGGCGACGCTGTTCGGGATTCAGCTGCTCGCCGCCATCGGGACCGTCCTCGTGTTCGGTCTCTCGGCCGACCTCATGAACACCTACATGCTCAACCTCAGCCTCCTCCGCTGGTACAAGTACGAGGGGGTGGCTAACTGA
- the rnhB gene encoding ribonuclease HII, translating into MWIGADEAGKGPVLGPMVAAAVRAPADAIPESVDDSKRLAPARRTELADRLRSDAAVGVGVAVVSPARIDDPETDMNSLTVAAQVEAIAAVAAADDSVVVDAGDVDADRFGRKVGAGVDAAVSVRSEHRADERYPHVAAASIVAKVERDVRIEALSDDYGEVGSGYPSDDRTRAFLAEYVRENGELPACARASWSTCDDVLAAAEQSSLADF; encoded by the coding sequence ATGTGGATCGGTGCCGACGAGGCGGGGAAGGGGCCGGTGCTGGGACCGATGGTCGCCGCGGCGGTGCGGGCGCCGGCCGACGCCATCCCCGAGAGCGTCGACGACTCGAAGCGCCTCGCGCCCGCTCGGCGGACCGAACTCGCCGATCGCCTGCGGAGCGACGCGGCCGTCGGCGTGGGCGTCGCCGTCGTGTCGCCCGCGCGCATCGACGACCCCGAGACGGACATGAACTCGTTGACCGTCGCGGCACAGGTCGAGGCCATCGCGGCGGTGGCCGCCGCCGACGATTCGGTCGTCGTCGACGCGGGCGACGTGGATGCCGACCGGTTCGGGCGGAAGGTCGGCGCGGGCGTCGACGCCGCGGTGTCGGTGCGATCCGAACACCGTGCCGACGAACGCTACCCCCACGTCGCGGCGGCGAGTATCGTCGCCAAGGTGGAGCGGGACGTGCGTATCGAGGCGCTCTCGGACGACTACGGCGAGGTGGGCAGCGGCTATCCGAGCGACGACCGGACCCGGGCCTTTCTGGCCGAATACGTCCGTGAGAACGGCGAACTGCCCGCGTGTGCGCGGGCGTCGTGGTCGACCTGCGACGACGTGCTCGCGGCCGCCGAGCAGTCGTCGCTCGCCGACTTCTAG